From the genome of Burkholderia pyrrocinia:
GCGATGCGCGCGCCGGGCCGCGTGCATCTGACGCCGCCCTACCTGTCGATCAACGAGGCACACCTGTGCGTGACCGCGTCGGTCGCCGCACCCGTCGCGGCCGGCATGCAGGTGCTGTGCGTCGACATCAACTGGGAAGCGGCGCTCAGCCGCGAATGAACGCGACGGCGCGCCGCCTTCACGCGGCAGCGGCCGCCTTGCGCACGATCAGCCGGTGCACGCGCTTGCCGGACGACGCGCTGACGACTTCATGCTCGTCGATCACGTGCATGCCGGCGCCGAGCGCCGCATGCATCCGCGCGGAGTCGAGCGGCGTATAGAGGCGGCCGCGCTCGTCGCGCAGCGCGCCGTTTCCGGCCACCCGCCAGCTCAGGTACAGCGTGCCGCCCGGCATCAGGAGATCGGCCAGTCGCGCGGCGGCCGCCGCCGCGTCCGCGTGTTCGAGGTGCATGACGACCGTCTCGCACAGCACGTTGCGAAACGCGCCGGACGGCACGCCGGCCAGCGCCGGCAGTGCGGACAGTTCAAAGCTCAGGTCGGGATGGCGCCGCCGCGCTTCGTCGAGCAGCGCGGCGCTCGCGTCGTAGCCGCGCACGACGAAGCCGCGCGAAGCGAGCCAGGCTGTATCGCGCCCTGCTCCGCAGCCGACGTCGGCGGTCGGCCCAGGCGAGAAATGCTGTTCGAGCAGCGCATACATGTCGTCGGGCGCGGCCTGGTCGAGCCAGTCCTGCGCATATTGCGCGGCATGGGCGTCGTAGGCGTCGAGAGTCGGGCGATCGACCATGGTGATGGCTCCGCATAGGCGTCGTATGACGCACCTCGCATCTTAGCCGTTGCGCCCCGCCTGTGGCATCGCGTACGACCCGCGCAACGATGGCGCAAAGCCGGCCTACGCGGCCCGCGCGGCGCCCGTGCGCGGCGCCTGCGCGGTCAGCTCGGCCCACAGCGCGTGGCCGCGCCACGCCGGACGGGCCGCAGCGTTTTCCGCGTCATGGACGAGCGCGCACAGTCGCGCGTTGACGGGTGCCTGCGCGCCGAAGCGTGTGGCCAGCCGCACGATCTCGCCATTGATCCACTCGACTTCCGTCGCACGGCGCGCCGCGAGATCGTCGGACATCGACGAACGCGCAAGCGGATCGATCGCGAGCATCCGGCCGCCGAGCACGCGGAAAGCCGCATCGGGCAGATCGAGCACGGCGGGGATCCACGCGGCCGGCAATGGCGTCAGCCGCGCGGGGCGGATCGCGGCGCGCGCAAGCCAGTGCAGCGCTTCGCGCTGGGCCAGTGCGACGCAGCGGCGGTACGCACGCTGCGCGAGTTCGTCGCGCAGCGGCAGGTTCGCGAGCGCATTGACCGCGTTGTTCAGGTTGAGCAGCAGCTTCGCCCATTGCACGGCCGGCATGTCGCGATGCAGCGCGAGCGGCAGCCCGGCACGCGCGAATGCGCCGATGAAAGGCTGCAGCGCGGGCGACGCCTCGGCCGCGAGCGCGCCGGCCGAACCCTGGTGAAACGCGCCGGGCCCGCGCTCGATCACGTTGAACGGCACCATGCCGGCCAGCACGGTCGCTTGCGGCAGCGCGTCGCGCAGCACGTCGGCATTGTGCAGGCCGTTCTGGAAACTGATCACGACCGTGCCGGGCCGCAGCACGCCGGCGAGCTGCGCCGCGGCGTCGCGCGTCGCGGCCGACTTCACCGCGACGAGCACGAGCCGCGCGGTGGCCGCGGCGGCCGGATCGGTCGCGAACGCGACATCGGCC
Proteins encoded in this window:
- a CDS encoding 2-dehydropantoate 2-reductase; translation: MSDAPVCVVGAGAVGCYLGGRLAAAGAPVTLVGRARIGDAIHLHGLTLTDQRGYRATLAPADVAFATDPAAAATARLVLVAVKSAATRDAAAQLAGVLRPGTVVISFQNGLHNADVLRDALPQATVLAGMVPFNVIERGPGAFHQGSAGALAAEASPALQPFIGAFARAGLPLALHRDMPAVQWAKLLLNLNNAVNALANLPLRDELAQRAYRRCVALAQREALHWLARAAIRPARLTPLPAAWIPAVLDLPDAAFRVLGGRMLAIDPLARSSMSDDLAARRATEVEWINGEIVRLATRFGAQAPVNARLCALVHDAENAAARPAWRGHALWAELTAQAPRTGAARAA
- a CDS encoding class I SAM-dependent methyltransferase, whose amino-acid sequence is MVDRPTLDAYDAHAAQYAQDWLDQAAPDDMYALLEQHFSPGPTADVGCGAGRDTAWLASRGFVVRGYDASAALLDEARRRHPDLSFELSALPALAGVPSGAFRNVLCETVVMHLEHADAAAAAARLADLLMPGGTLYLSWRVAGNGALRDERGRLYTPLDSARMHAALGAGMHVIDEHEVVSASSGKRVHRLIVRKAAAAA